In a single window of the Leopardus geoffroyi isolate Oge1 chromosome D2, O.geoffroyi_Oge1_pat1.0, whole genome shotgun sequence genome:
- the LOXL4 gene encoding lysyl oxidase homolog 4 isoform X1 produces the protein MWSLPAALSLLMLLLLLLQAPPCRLQSLGTTKLRLVGPGSRPEEGRLEVLYQGQWGTVCDDDFALQEATVACRQLGFETALTWAHSAKYGQGEGPIWLDNVRCMGTESSLDQCMSNGWGVSDCSHSEDIGVVCHPQRQRGYLSERVSNALGPQGRRLEEVRLKPILASTKRHSLVTEGAVEVRYEGHWRQVCDQGWTRNNSKVVCGMLGFPSEAPVNSHYYRKVWNLKMKDPKSRLKSLTQKNSFWIHQVNCLGTEPHMANCQVQVAPARGKLRPACPGGMHAVVSCVAGPRFRPAKAKPGRKESWAEQEPKVRLRSGAQVGEGRVEVLRNHQWGTVCDHGWNLISASIVCRQLGFGSAREALFGAQLGQGLGPIHLSEVRCRGYERTLSDCPSLEGSQNGCQHENDAAVRCNVPNMGFQNQVRLAGGRSPEEGVVEVQVEVNGVQRWGAVCSDHWGLSEAMVACRQLGLGFASHAIKDTWYWQGTPGAGEVVMSGVRCSGTELALQQCSRHGPVHCSHGAGRFSAGVSCTDSAPDLVMNAQLVQETAYLEDRPLSQLYCAHEENCLSQSADLMDWPYGHRRLLRFSSQIYNLGRADFRPKTGRHSWIWHQCHRHYHSIEVFTHYDLLTLNGSKVAEGHKASFCLEDTSCPTGLQKRYACANFGEQGVTVGCWDTYRHDIDCQWVDITDVGPGNYIFQVVVNPKYEVAESDFSNNMMRCRCKYDGHRVWLHNCHTGDSYRANAELSLEQEQRLRNNLI, from the exons ATGTGGTCCCTACCAgctgccctctccctgctcatgctgctcctgctcctgctccaggCCCCTCCTTGCAGGCTACAGTCACTGGGCACCACGAAGCTACGGCTGGTGGGCCCAGGGAGCAGGCCAGAGGAGGGCCGCCTGGAGGTGCTGTACCAGGGCCAGTGGGGCACTGTCTGTGACGATGACTTCGCTCTCCAGGAGGCCACGGTGGCCTGCCGCCAACTGGGCTTTGAAACAGCCTTGACCTGGGCCCACAGTGCCAAGTATGGCCAAGGGGAGG GACCCATCTGGCTGGACAATGTGCGCTGTATGGGCACAGAGAGCTCCCTGGACCAGTGCATGTCCAATGGCTGGGGTGTCAGTGACTGCAGTCACTCGGAGGACATTGGGGTGGTGTGTCACCCCCAGCGCCAGCGTGGCTATCTTTCTGAGAGGGTCTCCAATGCCCTTGGACCCCAG GGCCGGCGGCTGGAGGAGGTGCGGCTCAAGCCCATTCTTGCCAGCACCAAGCGGCATAGCCTGGTGACTGAGGGAGCAGTGGAGGTGAGGTACGAGGGACATTGGCGGCAGGTGTGTGACCAGGGCTGGACCAGGAACAACAGCAAGGTGGTGTGTGGGATGCTGGGCTTCCCCAGCGAGGCACCTGTCAACAGTCACTACTACAG GAAAGTCTGGAATTTGAAGATGAAGGACCCCAAGTCTAG GCtgaagagcctgacacagaagaATTCCTTCTGGATCCACCAGGTCAACTGCCTggggacagagccccacatggccAACTGCCAGGTGCAGGTGGCTCCAGCACGGGGCAAGCTGCGGCCAGCCTGCCCAGGTGGCATGCACGCTGTGGTCAGCTGTGTGGCAGGGCCCCGCTTCCGCCCTGCGAAGGCAAAGCCTGGGCGCAAGGAATCCTGGGCAGAG CAGGAGCCGAAGGTGCGCCTCCGCTCTGGGGCCCAGGTGGGTGAAGGCCGGGTGGAGGTGCTCAGGAACCACCAGTGGGGTACCGTCTGTGACCACGGATGGAACCTCATCTCCGCCAGCATTGTGTGTCGTCAGCTTGGCTTTGGCTCTGCTCGGGAGGCCCTCTTTGGGGCGCAGCTGGGCCAAG GACTGGGGCCCATCCACCTGAGTGAGGTGCGCTGTAGGGGGTATGAGCGGACCCTCAGTGACTGCCCCTCCCTGGAAGGGTCCCAGAATGGTTGTCAACATGAGAATGATGCTGCCGTCAGGTGCAACGTCCCTAACATGGGCTTCCAGAATCAG GTGCGCCTGGCCGGCGGGCGCAGCCCTGAGGAGGGTGTGGTGGAGGTGCAGGTAGAGGTGAACGGAGTCCAGCGCTGGGGGGCCGTGTGCAGCGATCACTGGGGGCTCAGCGAAGCCATGGTGGCCTGCCGACAGCTCGGCCTGGGTTTTGCCAGCCACGCGATCAAG GACACCTGGTACTGGCAGGGGACGCCGGGGGCCGGAGAGGTGGTGATGAGCGGCGTGCGCTGCTCAGGCACAGAGCTTGCCCTGCAGCAGTGCTCGCGGCACGGGCCGGTGCACTGCTCCCACGGCGCAGGGCGCTTCTCGGCCGGAGTTTCCTGCACAGACA GTGCTCCGGACCTTGTGATGAATGCCCAGCTGGTGCAGGAGACGGCTTACTTGGAGGACCGCCCGCTCAGCCAGCTGTACTGTGCCCACGAAGAGAACTGCCTGTCCCAGTCTGCCGACCTCATGGACTGGCCCTACGGGCACCGGCGCCTCTTGCGCTTCTCCTCACAGATCTACAACCTGGGCCGGGCTGACTTCCGTCCCAAGACAGGCCGCCACAGCTGGATTTGGCACCAGTGCCACAG GCACTACCACAGCATTGAGGTCTTCACCCACTATGACCTACTCACTCTCAATGGCTCCAAGGTGGCTGAGGGGCACAAGGCCAGCTTCTGCCTGGAGGACACAAGTTGCCCCACAG GACTGCAGAAGCGCTATGCGTGTGCCAACTTTGGGGAGCAGGGAGTGACTGTCGGCTGCTGGGACACCTACCGGCATGACATTGATTGCCAGTGGGTGGACATCACAGATGTGGGCCCTGGGAATTATATCTTCCAG GTGGTTGTGAACCCCAAATATGAGGTGGCAGAGTCTGATTTCTCTAACAACATGATGCGGTGCCGCTGCAAGTATGACGGGCACCGGGTCTGGCTGCACAACTGCCACACAG GAGATTCTTACCGAGCTAATGCAGAGCTCTCCCTGGAGCAGGAGCAGCGTCTCAGGAACAACCTCATTTGA
- the LOXL4 gene encoding lysyl oxidase homolog 4 isoform X3, giving the protein MGTESSLDQCMSNGWGVSDCSHSEDIGVVCHPQRQRGYLSERVSNALGPQGRRLEEVRLKPILASTKRHSLVTEGAVEVRYEGHWRQVCDQGWTRNNSKVVCGMLGFPSEAPVNSHYYRKVWNLKMKDPKSRLKSLTQKNSFWIHQVNCLGTEPHMANCQVQVAPARGKLRPACPGGMHAVVSCVAGPRFRPAKAKPGRKESWAEQEPKVRLRSGAQVGEGRVEVLRNHQWGTVCDHGWNLISASIVCRQLGFGSAREALFGAQLGQGLGPIHLSEVRCRGYERTLSDCPSLEGSQNGCQHENDAAVRCNVPNMGFQNQVRLAGGRSPEEGVVEVQVEVNGVQRWGAVCSDHWGLSEAMVACRQLGLGFASHAIKDTWYWQGTPGAGEVVMSGVRCSGTELALQQCSRHGPVHCSHGAGRFSAGVSCTDSAPDLVMNAQLVQETAYLEDRPLSQLYCAHEENCLSQSADLMDWPYGHRRLLRFSSQIYNLGRADFRPKTGRHSWIWHQCHRHYHSIEVFTHYDLLTLNGSKVAEGHKASFCLEDTSCPTGLQKRYACANFGEQGVTVGCWDTYRHDIDCQWVDITDVGPGNYIFQVVVNPKYEVAESDFSNNMMRCRCKYDGHRVWLHNCHTGDSYRANAELSLEQEQRLRNNLI; this is encoded by the exons ATGGGCACAGAGAGCTCCCTGGACCAGTGCATGTCCAATGGCTGGGGTGTCAGTGACTGCAGTCACTCGGAGGACATTGGGGTGGTGTGTCACCCCCAGCGCCAGCGTGGCTATCTTTCTGAGAGGGTCTCCAATGCCCTTGGACCCCAG GGCCGGCGGCTGGAGGAGGTGCGGCTCAAGCCCATTCTTGCCAGCACCAAGCGGCATAGCCTGGTGACTGAGGGAGCAGTGGAGGTGAGGTACGAGGGACATTGGCGGCAGGTGTGTGACCAGGGCTGGACCAGGAACAACAGCAAGGTGGTGTGTGGGATGCTGGGCTTCCCCAGCGAGGCACCTGTCAACAGTCACTACTACAG GAAAGTCTGGAATTTGAAGATGAAGGACCCCAAGTCTAG GCtgaagagcctgacacagaagaATTCCTTCTGGATCCACCAGGTCAACTGCCTggggacagagccccacatggccAACTGCCAGGTGCAGGTGGCTCCAGCACGGGGCAAGCTGCGGCCAGCCTGCCCAGGTGGCATGCACGCTGTGGTCAGCTGTGTGGCAGGGCCCCGCTTCCGCCCTGCGAAGGCAAAGCCTGGGCGCAAGGAATCCTGGGCAGAG CAGGAGCCGAAGGTGCGCCTCCGCTCTGGGGCCCAGGTGGGTGAAGGCCGGGTGGAGGTGCTCAGGAACCACCAGTGGGGTACCGTCTGTGACCACGGATGGAACCTCATCTCCGCCAGCATTGTGTGTCGTCAGCTTGGCTTTGGCTCTGCTCGGGAGGCCCTCTTTGGGGCGCAGCTGGGCCAAG GACTGGGGCCCATCCACCTGAGTGAGGTGCGCTGTAGGGGGTATGAGCGGACCCTCAGTGACTGCCCCTCCCTGGAAGGGTCCCAGAATGGTTGTCAACATGAGAATGATGCTGCCGTCAGGTGCAACGTCCCTAACATGGGCTTCCAGAATCAG GTGCGCCTGGCCGGCGGGCGCAGCCCTGAGGAGGGTGTGGTGGAGGTGCAGGTAGAGGTGAACGGAGTCCAGCGCTGGGGGGCCGTGTGCAGCGATCACTGGGGGCTCAGCGAAGCCATGGTGGCCTGCCGACAGCTCGGCCTGGGTTTTGCCAGCCACGCGATCAAG GACACCTGGTACTGGCAGGGGACGCCGGGGGCCGGAGAGGTGGTGATGAGCGGCGTGCGCTGCTCAGGCACAGAGCTTGCCCTGCAGCAGTGCTCGCGGCACGGGCCGGTGCACTGCTCCCACGGCGCAGGGCGCTTCTCGGCCGGAGTTTCCTGCACAGACA GTGCTCCGGACCTTGTGATGAATGCCCAGCTGGTGCAGGAGACGGCTTACTTGGAGGACCGCCCGCTCAGCCAGCTGTACTGTGCCCACGAAGAGAACTGCCTGTCCCAGTCTGCCGACCTCATGGACTGGCCCTACGGGCACCGGCGCCTCTTGCGCTTCTCCTCACAGATCTACAACCTGGGCCGGGCTGACTTCCGTCCCAAGACAGGCCGCCACAGCTGGATTTGGCACCAGTGCCACAG GCACTACCACAGCATTGAGGTCTTCACCCACTATGACCTACTCACTCTCAATGGCTCCAAGGTGGCTGAGGGGCACAAGGCCAGCTTCTGCCTGGAGGACACAAGTTGCCCCACAG GACTGCAGAAGCGCTATGCGTGTGCCAACTTTGGGGAGCAGGGAGTGACTGTCGGCTGCTGGGACACCTACCGGCATGACATTGATTGCCAGTGGGTGGACATCACAGATGTGGGCCCTGGGAATTATATCTTCCAG GTGGTTGTGAACCCCAAATATGAGGTGGCAGAGTCTGATTTCTCTAACAACATGATGCGGTGCCGCTGCAAGTATGACGGGCACCGGGTCTGGCTGCACAACTGCCACACAG GAGATTCTTACCGAGCTAATGCAGAGCTCTCCCTGGAGCAGGAGCAGCGTCTCAGGAACAACCTCATTTGA
- the LOXL4 gene encoding lysyl oxidase homolog 4 isoform X4 produces the protein MGTESSLDQCMSNGWGVSDCSHSEDIGVVCHPQRQRGYLSERVSNALGPQGRRLEEVRLKPILASTKRHSLVTEGAVEVRYEGHWRQVCDQGWTRNNSKVVCGMLGFPSEAPVNSHYYRKVWNLKMKDPKSRLKSLTQKNSFWIHQVNCLGTEPHMANCQVQVAPARGKLRPACPGGMHAVVSCVAGPRFRPAKAKPGRKESWAEEPKVRLRSGAQVGEGRVEVLRNHQWGTVCDHGWNLISASIVCRQLGFGSAREALFGAQLGQGLGPIHLSEVRCRGYERTLSDCPSLEGSQNGCQHENDAAVRCNVPNMGFQNQVRLAGGRSPEEGVVEVQVEVNGVQRWGAVCSDHWGLSEAMVACRQLGLGFASHAIKDTWYWQGTPGAGEVVMSGVRCSGTELALQQCSRHGPVHCSHGAGRFSAGVSCTDSAPDLVMNAQLVQETAYLEDRPLSQLYCAHEENCLSQSADLMDWPYGHRRLLRFSSQIYNLGRADFRPKTGRHSWIWHQCHRHYHSIEVFTHYDLLTLNGSKVAEGHKASFCLEDTSCPTGLQKRYACANFGEQGVTVGCWDTYRHDIDCQWVDITDVGPGNYIFQVVVNPKYEVAESDFSNNMMRCRCKYDGHRVWLHNCHTGDSYRANAELSLEQEQRLRNNLI, from the exons ATGGGCACAGAGAGCTCCCTGGACCAGTGCATGTCCAATGGCTGGGGTGTCAGTGACTGCAGTCACTCGGAGGACATTGGGGTGGTGTGTCACCCCCAGCGCCAGCGTGGCTATCTTTCTGAGAGGGTCTCCAATGCCCTTGGACCCCAG GGCCGGCGGCTGGAGGAGGTGCGGCTCAAGCCCATTCTTGCCAGCACCAAGCGGCATAGCCTGGTGACTGAGGGAGCAGTGGAGGTGAGGTACGAGGGACATTGGCGGCAGGTGTGTGACCAGGGCTGGACCAGGAACAACAGCAAGGTGGTGTGTGGGATGCTGGGCTTCCCCAGCGAGGCACCTGTCAACAGTCACTACTACAG GAAAGTCTGGAATTTGAAGATGAAGGACCCCAAGTCTAG GCtgaagagcctgacacagaagaATTCCTTCTGGATCCACCAGGTCAACTGCCTggggacagagccccacatggccAACTGCCAGGTGCAGGTGGCTCCAGCACGGGGCAAGCTGCGGCCAGCCTGCCCAGGTGGCATGCACGCTGTGGTCAGCTGTGTGGCAGGGCCCCGCTTCCGCCCTGCGAAGGCAAAGCCTGGGCGCAAGGAATCCTGGGCAGAG GAGCCGAAGGTGCGCCTCCGCTCTGGGGCCCAGGTGGGTGAAGGCCGGGTGGAGGTGCTCAGGAACCACCAGTGGGGTACCGTCTGTGACCACGGATGGAACCTCATCTCCGCCAGCATTGTGTGTCGTCAGCTTGGCTTTGGCTCTGCTCGGGAGGCCCTCTTTGGGGCGCAGCTGGGCCAAG GACTGGGGCCCATCCACCTGAGTGAGGTGCGCTGTAGGGGGTATGAGCGGACCCTCAGTGACTGCCCCTCCCTGGAAGGGTCCCAGAATGGTTGTCAACATGAGAATGATGCTGCCGTCAGGTGCAACGTCCCTAACATGGGCTTCCAGAATCAG GTGCGCCTGGCCGGCGGGCGCAGCCCTGAGGAGGGTGTGGTGGAGGTGCAGGTAGAGGTGAACGGAGTCCAGCGCTGGGGGGCCGTGTGCAGCGATCACTGGGGGCTCAGCGAAGCCATGGTGGCCTGCCGACAGCTCGGCCTGGGTTTTGCCAGCCACGCGATCAAG GACACCTGGTACTGGCAGGGGACGCCGGGGGCCGGAGAGGTGGTGATGAGCGGCGTGCGCTGCTCAGGCACAGAGCTTGCCCTGCAGCAGTGCTCGCGGCACGGGCCGGTGCACTGCTCCCACGGCGCAGGGCGCTTCTCGGCCGGAGTTTCCTGCACAGACA GTGCTCCGGACCTTGTGATGAATGCCCAGCTGGTGCAGGAGACGGCTTACTTGGAGGACCGCCCGCTCAGCCAGCTGTACTGTGCCCACGAAGAGAACTGCCTGTCCCAGTCTGCCGACCTCATGGACTGGCCCTACGGGCACCGGCGCCTCTTGCGCTTCTCCTCACAGATCTACAACCTGGGCCGGGCTGACTTCCGTCCCAAGACAGGCCGCCACAGCTGGATTTGGCACCAGTGCCACAG GCACTACCACAGCATTGAGGTCTTCACCCACTATGACCTACTCACTCTCAATGGCTCCAAGGTGGCTGAGGGGCACAAGGCCAGCTTCTGCCTGGAGGACACAAGTTGCCCCACAG GACTGCAGAAGCGCTATGCGTGTGCCAACTTTGGGGAGCAGGGAGTGACTGTCGGCTGCTGGGACACCTACCGGCATGACATTGATTGCCAGTGGGTGGACATCACAGATGTGGGCCCTGGGAATTATATCTTCCAG GTGGTTGTGAACCCCAAATATGAGGTGGCAGAGTCTGATTTCTCTAACAACATGATGCGGTGCCGCTGCAAGTATGACGGGCACCGGGTCTGGCTGCACAACTGCCACACAG GAGATTCTTACCGAGCTAATGCAGAGCTCTCCCTGGAGCAGGAGCAGCGTCTCAGGAACAACCTCATTTGA
- the LOXL4 gene encoding lysyl oxidase homolog 4 isoform X2: MWSLPAALSLLMLLLLLLQAPPCRLQSLGTTKLRLVGPGSRPEEGRLEVLYQGQWGTVCDDDFALQEATVACRQLGFETALTWAHSAKYGQGEGPIWLDNVRCMGTESSLDQCMSNGWGVSDCSHSEDIGVVCHPQRQRGYLSERVSNALGPQGRRLEEVRLKPILASTKRHSLVTEGAVEVRYEGHWRQVCDQGWTRNNSKVVCGMLGFPSEAPVNSHYYRKVWNLKMKDPKSRLKSLTQKNSFWIHQVNCLGTEPHMANCQVQVAPARGKLRPACPGGMHAVVSCVAGPRFRPAKAKPGRKESWAEEPKVRLRSGAQVGEGRVEVLRNHQWGTVCDHGWNLISASIVCRQLGFGSAREALFGAQLGQGLGPIHLSEVRCRGYERTLSDCPSLEGSQNGCQHENDAAVRCNVPNMGFQNQVRLAGGRSPEEGVVEVQVEVNGVQRWGAVCSDHWGLSEAMVACRQLGLGFASHAIKDTWYWQGTPGAGEVVMSGVRCSGTELALQQCSRHGPVHCSHGAGRFSAGVSCTDSAPDLVMNAQLVQETAYLEDRPLSQLYCAHEENCLSQSADLMDWPYGHRRLLRFSSQIYNLGRADFRPKTGRHSWIWHQCHRHYHSIEVFTHYDLLTLNGSKVAEGHKASFCLEDTSCPTGLQKRYACANFGEQGVTVGCWDTYRHDIDCQWVDITDVGPGNYIFQVVVNPKYEVAESDFSNNMMRCRCKYDGHRVWLHNCHTGDSYRANAELSLEQEQRLRNNLI, from the exons ATGTGGTCCCTACCAgctgccctctccctgctcatgctgctcctgctcctgctccaggCCCCTCCTTGCAGGCTACAGTCACTGGGCACCACGAAGCTACGGCTGGTGGGCCCAGGGAGCAGGCCAGAGGAGGGCCGCCTGGAGGTGCTGTACCAGGGCCAGTGGGGCACTGTCTGTGACGATGACTTCGCTCTCCAGGAGGCCACGGTGGCCTGCCGCCAACTGGGCTTTGAAACAGCCTTGACCTGGGCCCACAGTGCCAAGTATGGCCAAGGGGAGG GACCCATCTGGCTGGACAATGTGCGCTGTATGGGCACAGAGAGCTCCCTGGACCAGTGCATGTCCAATGGCTGGGGTGTCAGTGACTGCAGTCACTCGGAGGACATTGGGGTGGTGTGTCACCCCCAGCGCCAGCGTGGCTATCTTTCTGAGAGGGTCTCCAATGCCCTTGGACCCCAG GGCCGGCGGCTGGAGGAGGTGCGGCTCAAGCCCATTCTTGCCAGCACCAAGCGGCATAGCCTGGTGACTGAGGGAGCAGTGGAGGTGAGGTACGAGGGACATTGGCGGCAGGTGTGTGACCAGGGCTGGACCAGGAACAACAGCAAGGTGGTGTGTGGGATGCTGGGCTTCCCCAGCGAGGCACCTGTCAACAGTCACTACTACAG GAAAGTCTGGAATTTGAAGATGAAGGACCCCAAGTCTAG GCtgaagagcctgacacagaagaATTCCTTCTGGATCCACCAGGTCAACTGCCTggggacagagccccacatggccAACTGCCAGGTGCAGGTGGCTCCAGCACGGGGCAAGCTGCGGCCAGCCTGCCCAGGTGGCATGCACGCTGTGGTCAGCTGTGTGGCAGGGCCCCGCTTCCGCCCTGCGAAGGCAAAGCCTGGGCGCAAGGAATCCTGGGCAGAG GAGCCGAAGGTGCGCCTCCGCTCTGGGGCCCAGGTGGGTGAAGGCCGGGTGGAGGTGCTCAGGAACCACCAGTGGGGTACCGTCTGTGACCACGGATGGAACCTCATCTCCGCCAGCATTGTGTGTCGTCAGCTTGGCTTTGGCTCTGCTCGGGAGGCCCTCTTTGGGGCGCAGCTGGGCCAAG GACTGGGGCCCATCCACCTGAGTGAGGTGCGCTGTAGGGGGTATGAGCGGACCCTCAGTGACTGCCCCTCCCTGGAAGGGTCCCAGAATGGTTGTCAACATGAGAATGATGCTGCCGTCAGGTGCAACGTCCCTAACATGGGCTTCCAGAATCAG GTGCGCCTGGCCGGCGGGCGCAGCCCTGAGGAGGGTGTGGTGGAGGTGCAGGTAGAGGTGAACGGAGTCCAGCGCTGGGGGGCCGTGTGCAGCGATCACTGGGGGCTCAGCGAAGCCATGGTGGCCTGCCGACAGCTCGGCCTGGGTTTTGCCAGCCACGCGATCAAG GACACCTGGTACTGGCAGGGGACGCCGGGGGCCGGAGAGGTGGTGATGAGCGGCGTGCGCTGCTCAGGCACAGAGCTTGCCCTGCAGCAGTGCTCGCGGCACGGGCCGGTGCACTGCTCCCACGGCGCAGGGCGCTTCTCGGCCGGAGTTTCCTGCACAGACA GTGCTCCGGACCTTGTGATGAATGCCCAGCTGGTGCAGGAGACGGCTTACTTGGAGGACCGCCCGCTCAGCCAGCTGTACTGTGCCCACGAAGAGAACTGCCTGTCCCAGTCTGCCGACCTCATGGACTGGCCCTACGGGCACCGGCGCCTCTTGCGCTTCTCCTCACAGATCTACAACCTGGGCCGGGCTGACTTCCGTCCCAAGACAGGCCGCCACAGCTGGATTTGGCACCAGTGCCACAG GCACTACCACAGCATTGAGGTCTTCACCCACTATGACCTACTCACTCTCAATGGCTCCAAGGTGGCTGAGGGGCACAAGGCCAGCTTCTGCCTGGAGGACACAAGTTGCCCCACAG GACTGCAGAAGCGCTATGCGTGTGCCAACTTTGGGGAGCAGGGAGTGACTGTCGGCTGCTGGGACACCTACCGGCATGACATTGATTGCCAGTGGGTGGACATCACAGATGTGGGCCCTGGGAATTATATCTTCCAG GTGGTTGTGAACCCCAAATATGAGGTGGCAGAGTCTGATTTCTCTAACAACATGATGCGGTGCCGCTGCAAGTATGACGGGCACCGGGTCTGGCTGCACAACTGCCACACAG GAGATTCTTACCGAGCTAATGCAGAGCTCTCCCTGGAGCAGGAGCAGCGTCTCAGGAACAACCTCATTTGA